In the Brassica napus cultivar Da-Ae chromosome A7, Da-Ae, whole genome shotgun sequence genome, one interval contains:
- the LOC106352703 gene encoding omega-hydroxypalmitate O-feruloyl transferase-like — MGAENTNKEMKLSDSMDNNNNMKGANIHLEVLQKETAALVKPESETPKGLYFLSNLDQNIAVIVRTIYCFKSEERGNEDAVQVIKKALSQVLVHYYPLAGRLTISPEGKLTVDCTEEGVVFVEAEANCEMDEIGDITKPDPETLGKLVYDVVDAKNILEVPPVTAQVTKFKCGGFVLGLCMNHCMFDGIGAMEFVNSWGQVARGLPLTTPPFSDRTILSARNPPKIENLHQEFEEIEDKSNINSLYSKEPTLHRSFCFDPEKIKKLKLQATENSESLSCTTFEALSAFVWRARTKSLKMLSDQKTKLLFAVDGRAKFEPPLPKGYFGNGIVLTNSICEAGELTEKPLGYAVGLVREAIKMVTDGYMRSAIDYFEVTRARPSLSSTLLITTWSRLGFHTTDFGWGEPVLSGPVALPEKEVTLFLSHGEQRRSINVLLGLPASAMDVFQEQFLQI; from the exons ATG GGTGCGGAAAACACCAACAAGGAAATGAAACTTTCTGATTCAatggacaacaacaacaacatgaaaGGAGCAAACATTCATCTCGAGGTTCTTCAAAAGGAAACAGCCGCTTTGGTCAAACCCGAATCCGAGACACCAAAGGGTCTTTACTTCTTGTCAAATCTTGATCAGAACATCGCCGTGATCGTCCGGACAATATACTGTTTCAAATCTGAGGAGAGAGGAAACGAGGATGCAGTACAAGTGATTAAGAAAGCTCTGAGTCAAGTACTTGTTCATTACTATCCTCTTGCTGGACGTCTCACCATAAGCCCTGAAG GTAAACTCACTGTGGACTGTACTGAAGAAGGAGTTGTGTTTGTGGAAGCTGAAGCAAACTGTGAAATGGATGAGATTGGTGACATCACGAAACCAGACCCCGAAACATTAGGGAAACTTGTCTATGACGTCGTAGACGCCAAGAATATTCTTGAAGTCCCTCCTGTTACTGCTCAG GTGACTAAATTCAAGTGCGGAGGGTTTGTTCTTGGACTCTGTATGAACCATTGTATGTTCGATGGTATTGGAGCTATGGAGTTTGTGAACTCATGGGGTCAAGTCGCTAGAGGCTTACCATTAACAACTCCTCCTTTCTCGGACAGAACCATTCTCAGTGCTAGAAACCCTCCAAAGATTGAGAATCTCCACCAAGAATTCGAAGAGATCGAAGATAAATCCAACATCAACTCTCTTTACAGCAAAGAGCCAACTCTGCATAGATCCTTCTGCTTTGACCCAGAGAAAATCAAGAAACTTAAGCTCCAAGCAACAGAGAACAGTGAATCTCTCTCCTGCACAACTTTTGAAGCTTTGTCTGCTTTTGTGTGGAGAGCAAGAACCAAGTCACTGAAGATGTTGAGTGATCAGAAAACAAAGCTTCTCTTCGCCGTTGATGGTAGAGCCAAGTTTGAGCCTCCACTTCCCAAAGGGTATTTCGGGAATGGAATAGTTCTCACAAACTCAATATGTGAAGCTGGAGAGCTAACCGAGAAACCTTTGGGCTACGCTGTTGGATTAGTAAGAGAAGCCATTAAGATGGTAACTGATGGATACATGAGATCTGCCATTGATTACTTTGAGGTAACAAGAGCAAGACCTTCTCTTTCTTCCACTCTTCTGATCACTACATGGTCGAGATTGGGTTTTCATACCACAGATTTCGGTTGGGGAGAACCGGTTTTGTCCGGTCCAGTAGCTTTGCCTGAGAAAGAAGTGActttgtttttgtctcatgGAGAACAGAGGAGGAGCATCAATGTGCTTCTTGGACTTCCTGCTTCAGCCATGGATGTTTTTCAAGAACAGTTTTTACAGATATAA
- the LOC106352704 gene encoding uncharacterized protein LOC106352704: MKKMLMLVDMEKKLIMLMLLLQLLSLGQSSSKPTANITVMGLVYCDVCSNNNFSKHSYFMPGVEVRIICRFKAASSKTREMITFSANRTTNELGLYKLDITSVEGASCATEANKDSLVASCQASLIGSSSDSCNVPGHKTTTDQVKSKRSNLCVYRFTALNFRPFKKNIDLCGKQ, translated from the exons ATGAAAAAAATGCTGATGCTTGTGGACATGGAAAAGAAACTGATAATGCTAATGTTGCTTCTGCAACTTCTGTCACTGGGACAGTCCTCATCCAAACCAACTGCAAATATCACTGTAATGGGTCTTGTTTATTGCGACGTCTGCTCCAACAACAATTTCTCCAAACACAGCTACTTCATGCCTG GTGTGGAAGTGAGGATAATCTGCAGATTTAAGGCAGCTTCCTCGAAAACAAGGGAGATGATCACGTTCTCTGCAAATAGAACCACGAACGAGCTTGGACTCTACAAGCTAGATATAACTTCTGTAGAAGGTGCTTCTTGCGCCACAGAAGCGAACAAAGATTCTCTGGTGGCTTCTTGTCAGGCAAGCTTGATCGGTAGCTCCTCGGACTCCTGCAACGTTCCTGGCCACAAAACTACAACCGATCAGGTTAAGTCCAAGAGGTCTAATCTCTGTGTCTACCGATTCACCGCCTTGAATTTCAGACCGTTTAAGAAGAATATTGACTTGTGTGGCaagcaataa
- the LOC106352709 gene encoding glycerophosphodiester phosphodiesterase GDPD2-like produces the protein MALRTVLVADVPSLPDSVYGLSDGMSPSGLELSEPKPFKMPGFSVIGHRGNGMNVLQSSDRRTRGFKENSILSFNSAAKFPIDFIEFDVQVTKDYCPVIFHDDFIYSQENGIVNESRVTDLSLSEFLLYGPQKEAEKTGKTLMRKSKEGQVLKWEVDSDDSLCTLQEAFERVDQSLGFNIELKFDNQVVYEREFLVHVLRTVLQVVFDYAKDRPVIFSSFQPDAAQLVRELQNTYPVFFLTDAGNQMFKDERRNSLEEAIKVCLEGKLQGIVSEVKGVFRNPSAIAKIKESNLSLLTYGKLNNVGEAVYMQYVMGIEGVIVDFVEEISESVTLMMIRPPSPSSPLPSSQSKDDVAAITRPEFSQKEIDFLLKLLSQLIQY, from the exons ATGGCTCTTCGTACTGTTCTTGTCGCCGACGTCCCTAGCCTCCCGGACTCCGTTTACGGATTATCCGACG GTATGAGTCCCTCCGGTTTAGAATTGAGCGAACCGAAACCGTTTAAGATGCCTGGATTCTCTGTGATTGGACACAGAGGAAATGGTATGAATGTGTTGCAGTCTTCTGATCGGAGAACCAGAGGTTTTAAAGAAAACTCTATCCTCTCTTTCAATTCTGCAGCCAAGTTTCCCATCGATTTCATTGAGTTCGATGTTCAG gtgaCAAAAGATTATTGTCCAGTCATTTTTCATGATGATTTCATCTACTCTCAAGAGAAT GGTATTGTTAATGAGAGTAGAGTGACTGACTTGAGCCTCTCTGAGTTTCTCCTCTATGGACCTCAGAAAGAAGCTGAGAAAACAGGCAAGACCCTTATGAGGAAATCCAAAGAAGGTCAGGTTTTGAAATGGGAAGTTGACTCTGATGACTCCCTTTGCACGCTACAAGAAGCTTTCGAACGAGTTGACCAATCTCTAGGGTTCAATATCGAGTTGAAATTCGATAATCAGGTTGTCTATGAACGAGAGTTTCTCGTCCATGTCTTGAGAACAGTTCTGCAG GTGGTGTTTGATTATGCTAAAGACAGACCAGTGATCTTCTCAAGTTTCCAACCAGATGCAGCACAGCTTGTTAGAGAACTGCAGAACACTTACCCT GTTTTCTTTCTGACTGATGCGGGGAATCAAATGTTCAAAGACGAGAGAAGAAACTCACTGGAAGAAGCCATTAAAGTTTGCTTGGAAGGAAAGCTACAAGGTATTGTTTCAGAGGTTAAAGGAGTTTTCAGAAACCCATCAGCCATTGCCAAGATCAAAGAATCTAACCTTTCTCTTCTCACATACGGCAAACTCAA CAATGTGGGAGAGGCAGTGTACATGCAATATGTGATGGGGATTGAAGGAGTGATTGTAGACTTTGTTGAGGAGATTTCTGAGTCAGTGACGCTCATGATGATAAGAccaccatcaccatcatcaccATTACCATCATCACAGTCAAAGGATGATGTTGCTGCCATTACAAGACCTGAGTTTTCACAGAAGGAGATTGATTTTCTTCTCAAGCTTCTTTCACAGTTGATACAGTATTAA